One part of the Lentimicrobium sp. L6 genome encodes these proteins:
- a CDS encoding M48 family metallopeptidase, with amino-acid sequence MNAKILYTAIAVLIGLSSFASSNSYNFEENLNTNNSELFGDGKYGEDSATCIVNLSLYREYFKQWKSTGYKSEAINDAIKPWRKVYNGCPMASQNMYLDGVKMMEFRFNKAPEEQKQAYVDSIEMIYLQRLENFPTRKGQSQKGDLYGRLGVELMQKSPENAEKAYNYLKESVALEQGNSSVSNLVYYFRATIKMVKMGKAEETLVVDTYDELSTLIDENIDASADDPKLLARWENARGNVEKTFEPYATCDALVGIYAKKMEETPEDIDLLKKVTKILKKKKCTDSPLFFTATEKLYTLEPTPNAAMLMGKMLIAKENYTDAAVLMEEAVGMIEDPREQADILSDLGKIYYKLNQYPKARTYALKALKLNPKDGMSYVLIGDMYAASADQCGDNDLTKKTAYWAAVDKYYQAKKADPELAELANKRIATWSKYFPQVDKIFFHDLVEGAPYKVECWINENTTVRAAK; translated from the coding sequence ATGAATGCAAAGATCCTATACACGGCAATAGCAGTTTTAATTGGCCTTTCAAGTTTTGCCAGTTCTAACAGCTATAATTTTGAGGAAAACCTGAATACCAATAATAGTGAATTATTTGGGGATGGTAAATACGGTGAAGATAGTGCAACCTGTATTGTTAATCTTTCTTTATACAGAGAATATTTTAAGCAATGGAAGTCTACTGGTTATAAAAGTGAAGCTATTAATGATGCCATCAAACCTTGGAGAAAAGTATATAATGGCTGTCCTATGGCTTCTCAGAATATGTATTTGGATGGTGTTAAAATGATGGAATTTAGGTTCAATAAAGCACCGGAAGAGCAAAAGCAAGCCTATGTGGATTCTATTGAGATGATATATTTACAACGCTTAGAAAACTTCCCAACAAGAAAAGGACAAAGCCAAAAAGGTGACCTTTATGGAAGATTAGGTGTTGAGTTGATGCAGAAATCTCCTGAAAATGCGGAGAAAGCATATAATTATTTAAAAGAATCTGTTGCTTTGGAGCAAGGGAATTCTTCTGTATCAAATTTGGTTTATTATTTCCGTGCTACCATCAAGATGGTTAAAATGGGAAAAGCTGAAGAGACACTTGTTGTAGATACTTACGATGAATTAAGTACTTTGATTGATGAAAATATTGATGCCAGTGCAGATGACCCTAAATTATTAGCACGATGGGAAAATGCAAGAGGTAATGTAGAAAAGACTTTTGAGCCTTATGCTACTTGTGATGCCTTAGTTGGAATTTATGCAAAGAAAATGGAAGAAACACCAGAAGATATTGACCTTTTGAAAAAAGTAACTAAAATCTTGAAAAAGAAAAAGTGTACTGATTCTCCATTGTTTTTTACAGCTACTGAAAAACTATACACTCTAGAGCCAACACCAAATGCAGCTATGCTCATGGGTAAAATGCTAATTGCTAAAGAGAACTATACTGATGCTGCTGTATTGATGGAAGAAGCTGTTGGAATGATTGAAGACCCAAGAGAACAAGCGGACATCTTAAGTGATTTAGGGAAAATCTATTATAAGTTAAATCAATACCCTAAAGCTAGAACTTATGCCCTTAAAGCTTTAAAATTAAACCCTAAAGACGGTATGTCTTATGTTTTAATTGGTGATATGTATGCTGCTTCAGCTGACCAATGTGGAGATAATGATTTAACTAAGAAAACAGCTTATTGGGCTGCTGTAGATAAGTATTATCAAGCTAAAAAAGCGGATCCAGAATTAGCAGAGCTTGCTAACAAAAGAATAGCTACTTGGTCAAAATACTTCCCTCAGGTGGATAAAATCTTCTTCCACGACTTGGTAGAAGGTGCTCCTTATAAAGTTGAATGCTGGATTAACGAAAATACAACTGTGAGAGCAGCTAAATAA
- the lptC gene encoding LPS export ABC transporter periplasmic protein LptC: protein MNILKTYRFIAKSMASIFILAMLFSCENEMATIQNLTSQDTLPAESAKNIVVHFSDSGHLKVVLKSPQLLKYYGDDPYMLFPDGIHVFFYDSIDALTSEIESDYAISYEKKKMMEVRKNVIIYDHKKGKELLTEVLYWDQAKQKVWNDAFVTIKENGRIMHGDSMRASENLDHFELFQVRATIDIVEEDTIK from the coding sequence TTGAATATACTAAAAACATATCGTTTTATCGCGAAAAGCATGGCCAGTATTTTTATACTGGCTATGCTTTTTTCTTGTGAGAATGAGATGGCTACCATCCAAAATCTTACCAGTCAGGATACTTTGCCAGCTGAATCGGCCAAAAATATAGTGGTGCATTTTTCTGATTCAGGCCATTTAAAGGTAGTTCTGAAAAGCCCACAATTATTAAAATATTATGGGGATGATCCCTATATGTTATTCCCCGATGGAATACATGTGTTTTTCTACGATTCCATTGATGCTCTGACCTCGGAAATAGAATCGGACTATGCCATTAGTTATGAAAAGAAAAAGATGATGGAAGTTCGTAAGAATGTCATTATCTACGATCATAAAAAAGGTAAAGAACTTCTCACAGAAGTGCTTTATTGGGACCAAGCTAAGCAGAAGGTGTGGAACGATGCTTTTGTTACCATTAAAGAAAATGGAAGGATCATGCACGGTGATAGTATGAGAGCCAGTGAGAATTTAGACCATTTTGAATTGTTTCAGGTTCGCGCTACTATTGATATTGTTGAAGAAGATACCATAAAATGA
- a CDS encoding hemolysin family protein, with product MMNDYYIILWSLLFSALFSGLEIAFVSSSRLRMEIEKKGSSKPWLYAIYKHPNKLIATLLLGNNVSLVFYGFAAAKILQQPLVEMLGPLGSNDFMILLAQTIISTIVILIMAEFIPKVLFSVNPNRILRFFTIPIFVLYYLLTPIVVFVYWMASAILRFGFGLKLREEEEQFSSIELNELVQDINEAEESLSIGEQEKEIFKNAIDFRTVKIRECMIPRTEVQAVEVTEDLLIVKNLFVASGHSKIMVYRDNIDNIIGYIHSFDLFRKPEDLGKILRPIDFIPETMMAHLALSLFIKKNKSIAVVVDEFGGTSGIVSMEDIMEEIFGEIQDEHDKEMQIERKISEKEYLFSARIEIDHINEKYHLRIPEGEDYETLAGYIIINSGSIPHPGEEITIKDYCFKIVKATENRIEVIKMTLK from the coding sequence ATGATGAATGACTATTATATCATACTGTGGAGTTTGCTTTTTTCTGCTTTGTTTAGTGGATTAGAAATAGCTTTTGTAAGTTCTTCTCGCTTAAGAATGGAGATTGAGAAGAAAGGAAGTTCCAAGCCTTGGTTATATGCCATATATAAGCATCCAAACAAACTCATTGCCACTTTGCTTTTGGGTAATAATGTATCCTTGGTTTTTTATGGATTTGCTGCAGCAAAGATTTTACAGCAACCATTGGTTGAAATGCTTGGGCCACTTGGGAGTAATGATTTTATGATTCTTTTGGCTCAAACTATTATTTCTACGATAGTTATTTTAATTATGGCTGAGTTTATTCCTAAAGTTTTATTCAGTGTTAATCCTAATAGGATTTTGAGATTCTTCACTATCCCTATTTTTGTTCTGTATTATCTATTAACGCCTATTGTGGTGTTTGTGTATTGGATGGCCTCTGCAATTCTACGATTTGGATTTGGTTTAAAGTTAAGAGAAGAAGAAGAGCAATTTTCGTCTATCGAGCTCAATGAGTTGGTGCAGGATATAAATGAGGCTGAAGAAAGTTTGAGTATTGGAGAGCAAGAGAAAGAGATTTTTAAAAATGCTATTGATTTCCGTACCGTAAAAATTAGAGAATGCATGATCCCCCGAACAGAGGTTCAAGCGGTGGAAGTGACTGAGGATTTACTGATAGTAAAAAATCTTTTTGTGGCTAGCGGTCACTCTAAAATAATGGTTTATCGTGATAATATTGATAATATTATAGGGTACATACATAGCTTCGATTTGTTTAGAAAGCCTGAGGATCTTGGGAAGATTCTGAGGCCAATTGATTTTATACCTGAGACTATGATGGCACATTTGGCTCTTTCTTTATTCATTAAAAAGAATAAATCGATAGCTGTAGTTGTTGATGAGTTTGGAGGAACCAGTGGTATCGTTTCCATGGAAGATATTATGGAGGAGATTTTTGGCGAAATTCAAGATGAACATGATAAAGAAATGCAAATAGAGCGTAAAATCAGTGAGAAAGAATACCTGTTTTCTGCACGAATTGAAATAGATCATATCAATGAAAAATATCACTTGAGAATTCCAGAAGGCGAAGACTATGAAACTCTAGCTGGCTATATTATCATCAATAGTGGAAGTATCCCCCATCCAGGCGAAGAAATAACTATTAAGGACTACTGTTTTAAAATAGTGAAAGCGACTGAAAACAGAATTGAAGTGATTAAAATGACCTTAAAGTAG
- the prfB gene encoding peptide chain release factor 2 (programmed frameshift): MVLQDDIKALKARIDALRRYLDIDRKTIEVIETEERTQAPDFWDNAKEAEKILKELRSLKKWVTDFEEVIESHGDLEVMLEFLQAGESIEEELDEQYQSCLKLIEDLEFLNMLSSEEDKMGAILKINPGAGGTESQDWAEMLMRMYIRWGEDNGFKVKTVDYQEADVAGIKTVSLEFEGDFAYGYLKGENGVHRLVRISPFDSAGKRHTSFASVYSYPIIDDAIEIAINPAHISWDTFRSSGPGGQNVNKVETAVRLKHSESGLIIECQETRSQGQNREKAMQMLKSQLYEIELRKKQEALDAIENTKKKIEWGSQIRNYVMHPYKLVKDLRTSYETSNVQSVMDGNLNGFIKAYLMEYGSSHTEQKGI, translated from the exons ATGGTATTACAGGATGATATAAAAGCATTAAAAGCTCGAATAGATGCTTTGAGGAGGTATCTT GACATTGATAGAAAGACAATCGAAGTCATAGAAACGGAAGAAAGAACACAGGCACCCGATTTCTGGGACAATGCCAAAGAAGCAGAGAAAATACTGAAAGAATTACGAAGCCTAAAGAAATGGGTCACAGATTTTGAGGAGGTCATAGAATCACATGGCGACCTAGAAGTCATGCTCGAGTTTCTACAAGCTGGAGAATCCATAGAAGAGGAGTTGGACGAGCAGTATCAAAGTTGCTTAAAGTTGATTGAGGATTTAGAGTTCCTCAACATGCTCAGCTCGGAAGAAGACAAGATGGGAGCCATCTTGAAAATTAATCCGGGTGCTGGCGGAACAGAAAGCCAAGACTGGGCCGAGATGCTCATGCGAATGTATATCCGTTGGGGAGAGGATAATGGCTTTAAGGTAAAAACCGTTGATTATCAAGAAGCCGATGTTGCAGGAATTAAAACAGTAAGCTTGGAGTTTGAAGGCGATTTTGCCTATGGATATTTAAAAGGAGAAAATGGCGTACATCGCCTAGTTAGAATCTCTCCATTCGACTCTGCTGGTAAGAGACACACTTCCTTTGCCTCGGTATATTCCTATCCTATTATTGACGATGCCATAGAGATCGCTATTAATCCTGCACATATTTCTTGGGATACTTTCCGTTCTAGCGGTCCTGGTGGCCAGAATGTAAACAAAGTAGAAACAGCAGTACGTTTAAAACACTCAGAAAGTGGATTGATTATAGAATGTCAAGAAACCCGCTCGCAAGGCCAAAACCGAGAGAAAGCCATGCAGATGCTCAAATCACAGCTCTATGAGATTGAGTTGAGAAAAAAGCAAGAAGCCTTAGATGCCATAGAAAATACGAAAAAGAAAATAGAATGGGGATCACAGATTCGTAATTATGTAATGCATCCTTATAAGTTAGTAAAAGACTTAAGAACCAGCTATGAAACTTCCAATGTCCAATCGGTAATGGATGGTAATTTAAACGGATTTATCAAAGCCTATTTAATGGAATATGGTTCTTCACATACTGAACAAAAGGGAATTTAA
- a CDS encoding regulatory protein RecX yields MNFQKPLIIDLKLALEKAAKYCAYQERCHWEVERKLKEWNIDEDIQDEVISELIQQNFLNEERYAKAFVQGKVNIKKWGRYKIKMELQSRQISTYSINKALLEIDEEKYILNLQELLQKKSQTVIAQNDFEKKMKLLKFLSSKGYETEIINEQIENHGITG; encoded by the coding sequence ATGAATTTTCAAAAGCCTCTTATTATTGATCTTAAACTAGCCTTGGAGAAAGCAGCAAAATACTGTGCCTACCAAGAACGATGTCATTGGGAAGTGGAAAGGAAATTAAAAGAATGGAATATTGATGAAGACATTCAAGACGAAGTGATTTCAGAACTTATTCAACAGAACTTCCTTAATGAAGAAAGATATGCCAAAGCATTTGTGCAAGGCAAAGTAAATATCAAGAAATGGGGACGATATAAGATAAAAATGGAACTACAATCACGTCAAATTTCCACATATTCTATAAATAAAGCACTACTAGAAATTGATGAGGAGAAATATATACTAAATTTGCAGGAATTATTACAAAAAAAGTCCCAGACTGTTATAGCTCAAAATGATTTTGAAAAGAAAATGAAACTTCTAAAATTCTTATCATCAAAAGGCTATGAAACAGAAATCATTAACGAACAGATAGAAAATCATGGTATTACAGGATGA
- the nadB gene encoding L-aspartate oxidase codes for MRKEIDFLVIGSGIAGLSYALKVAEKGSVLIVTKSKSDETATKYAQGGIAAVMYNPDSYEKHIEDTMNAGDYLSDPDVVRMTITESTARIKELIDWGTQFDKNSLGEYELGREGGHSEHRVLHHKDSTGLEIERALLEKAQNHPNIEIWENHFTIDIITQHHLGIRVRRKRKDIHVDLKRDKQTTDVECYGAYVYNPQKDKIHTVLAKITMVATGGLGNLYASTTNPEIATGDGIAMVYRAKGDVESMEFVQFHPTSLFNPGEKPAFLITEALRGFGGILKDSEGRAFMEDYDKRGSLAPRDIVARAIDNELKHSGEEHVFLDCTHLSKESLMNSFPKVYAKCLDLGMDISRDQIPVVPSAHYSCGGIKVDKNGKSSIKNLYASGECAATGLHGANRLASNSLLESVVFSHRAAVDSKSLIDQVSFCEGIPDWNDEGVIDNEEMVLITQSTKELQSMMSNYVGIVRSNVRLKRALDRLEIIYRETESLFDRSSLSIEICELRNLINVGYLVIKMAQMRKESIGLHFSIDYPREKA; via the coding sequence ATGCGTAAAGAAATAGATTTTTTAGTGATAGGCTCAGGAATAGCCGGATTGTCTTATGCTTTAAAAGTAGCTGAAAAAGGAAGTGTGCTTATTGTGACCAAAAGCAAATCAGATGAGACGGCTACCAAGTATGCCCAAGGAGGTATAGCTGCGGTTATGTATAATCCTGATTCTTATGAAAAACATATCGAAGATACTATGAATGCTGGTGATTACCTGAGTGATCCAGATGTAGTGAGGATGACCATCACTGAATCAACAGCTAGAATTAAGGAGTTGATAGATTGGGGAACCCAGTTCGATAAAAATTCACTAGGAGAGTACGAGTTGGGCAGAGAAGGAGGACACAGCGAACACAGAGTGTTGCATCATAAAGACAGCACTGGTTTAGAAATAGAAAGGGCTTTATTAGAAAAAGCTCAAAATCATCCCAATATTGAAATATGGGAGAACCATTTCACAATTGATATTATCACTCAACATCATCTGGGTATTCGTGTAAGAAGAAAGAGAAAAGATATTCATGTTGATTTAAAAAGGGATAAACAAACCACCGATGTGGAATGTTATGGAGCTTATGTTTATAATCCTCAAAAAGATAAAATACATACTGTTCTTGCTAAAATCACTATGGTAGCCACTGGAGGTCTTGGAAATTTATATGCCAGCACCACCAACCCAGAAATAGCAACAGGAGATGGAATTGCCATGGTGTATAGAGCCAAAGGAGACGTGGAATCCATGGAGTTTGTTCAGTTTCATCCTACGTCTTTATTTAATCCAGGAGAGAAACCAGCTTTTCTAATCACCGAAGCCTTAAGAGGTTTTGGTGGGATTTTAAAGGATAGTGAGGGAAGGGCTTTTATGGAAGACTATGATAAACGCGGCTCTCTTGCTCCTCGAGATATTGTGGCTCGTGCCATCGATAATGAATTAAAACATAGCGGTGAAGAACATGTGTTTCTCGATTGTACGCACCTTTCTAAGGAATCTTTAATGAATAGTTTTCCTAAAGTATATGCTAAATGTTTAGATTTGGGAATGGATATTTCTCGAGATCAGATTCCCGTGGTTCCTTCGGCTCACTATAGTTGCGGAGGTATAAAAGTAGACAAAAATGGAAAATCTTCCATTAAAAACCTATATGCTTCTGGAGAATGTGCGGCTACCGGATTGCATGGTGCTAATCGCCTGGCATCGAACTCACTTTTGGAGTCTGTAGTCTTTAGTCATCGTGCTGCTGTTGATAGCAAATCTCTCATCGATCAAGTTTCGTTTTGCGAAGGTATTCCAGATTGGAACGATGAAGGAGTGATAGATAATGAAGAAATGGTATTGATTACTCAGAGTACCAAAGAGCTACAATCAATGATGAGTAATTATGTGGGTATTGTAAGAAGTAATGTGAGATTAAAGAGGGCTCTTGATCGATTAGAAATTATATATCGTGAGACAGAATCTTTATTTGATAGGTCAAGCCTTTCCATTGAGATTTGTGAACTAAGAAATCTAATAAATGTAGGATATCTAGTTATTAAAATGGCTCAGATGCGAAAGGAAAGTATAGGACTCCATTTTAGTATAGACTATCCTAGAGAAAAAGCTTAG